A window of Candidatus Palauibacter soopunensis contains these coding sequences:
- a CDS encoding prolyl oligopeptidase family serine peptidase translates to MRHDYSPRILRFSLSFAFLLAAAATDVAAQEGADGYQTPAAELAALVDAPATPGISLSPDESVMLLTMRPSLPSIAEVAAPELRIAGLRINPRTNGPSRARPSNGLALRTLDGEERAVTGLPENPRIRNTRWSPNGSTVAFTHDTDSAVQLWILDVASAAARRLSDLDLVNVGFGAPFNWSPEGDFLYAMAAPPGRGPAPAEPMVPTAPMIEETSGEAAPARTYQDLLQDQHDEALYEYYSTAQLARVGLDGSVAMVGDPSIFSGASPSPDGEHLLVQTTHRPYSYQVPASRFPRTIEVWDAQGNVVHQVAELPLQDGVPTSFGSVPTGVRSISWRADADATLYWTEAQDGGDALAEADIRDRVFMHAAPFSGEPVAIADLPLRYGGAMWAEEGFAFVNENWFSTRQQRTYRIDPDAPGEMELIFDLQTEDRYNDPGFPMFTTNDRGQGVLMTADGGSSIYLAGQGASPEGNRPFLRKRNLDTGEEEELFRSEAPYYEGVVTLLEDGRLMTRRESVDEPPNYFLRDLERGTISAVTEFPHPYPQFAGIRKEAIQYERGDGIPLSATLYLPADYDQERDGPLPTFVWAYPTEFKSAAAAGQRRDSPYQFTRIPYGGAVPYVTRGYAVLDNASMPVIGEGDAEPNDTFREQLVANARAAVDEGVRRGVVDPDRVGVGGHSYGAFMTGNLLAHSDIFRAGVARSGAYNRTLTPFGFQREQRLFWEDPDLYLYMSPFMHADKVNEPILIIHGEDDNNSGTFPIQSRRFYAALKGLGATARLVFLPAESHGYAARESVLHVLWETDRWLEMHVKPAKPVTTTDDAGN, encoded by the coding sequence ATGCGACACGATTACAGCCCTCGAATCCTTCGATTCTCCCTCTCCTTCGCCTTTCTCCTCGCCGCGGCCGCGACGGATGTCGCCGCGCAGGAGGGTGCGGACGGATACCAGACGCCGGCCGCCGAACTCGCCGCGCTCGTCGATGCCCCGGCGACGCCGGGGATCAGCCTGAGTCCCGACGAGTCGGTGATGCTGCTCACGATGCGGCCCAGCCTGCCGTCGATCGCCGAGGTGGCGGCGCCGGAGCTGCGGATCGCCGGGCTGCGCATCAACCCGCGCACGAACGGCCCCAGCCGCGCGCGGCCCTCGAACGGCCTCGCGCTTCGCACGCTCGATGGTGAAGAGCGCGCCGTGACCGGGCTGCCGGAGAACCCGCGCATCCGCAACACGCGCTGGTCGCCGAACGGGAGCACGGTGGCGTTCACCCACGACACCGACTCGGCCGTGCAGCTCTGGATACTTGACGTCGCCTCCGCGGCGGCGCGGCGGCTGTCGGACCTCGATCTCGTGAACGTGGGCTTCGGGGCCCCGTTCAACTGGTCGCCGGAGGGCGACTTCCTCTACGCCATGGCAGCACCGCCCGGCCGCGGCCCGGCGCCGGCCGAGCCGATGGTGCCGACGGCGCCCATGATCGAGGAGACGTCGGGGGAGGCGGCCCCCGCCCGGACGTACCAGGACCTGCTGCAGGACCAGCACGATGAGGCGCTCTACGAGTACTACTCGACGGCGCAGCTGGCCCGCGTCGGCCTCGACGGGTCGGTGGCCATGGTCGGCGATCCGTCGATCTTCTCGGGTGCCTCGCCATCGCCGGATGGCGAGCACCTGCTCGTGCAGACGACGCACCGGCCGTACTCGTACCAGGTGCCGGCCTCCCGCTTCCCGCGCACGATCGAGGTGTGGGATGCGCAGGGGAACGTGGTTCACCAGGTCGCGGAACTCCCGCTCCAGGATGGCGTCCCCACGTCGTTCGGGTCGGTGCCGACGGGCGTGCGGTCGATCTCGTGGCGCGCCGACGCGGACGCGACGCTGTACTGGACGGAGGCGCAGGACGGCGGCGACGCCCTCGCCGAGGCGGACATCCGCGACCGGGTGTTCATGCACGCGGCGCCCTTCTCGGGCGAGCCCGTCGCGATCGCGGATCTCCCGCTCCGCTACGGCGGGGCGATGTGGGCGGAGGAGGGATTCGCCTTCGTGAACGAGAACTGGTTCTCCACCCGCCAGCAGCGCACCTACCGGATCGATCCGGACGCCCCGGGCGAGATGGAGCTGATCTTCGACCTGCAGACGGAGGATCGGTACAACGACCCGGGCTTCCCGATGTTCACGACGAACGATCGCGGCCAGGGCGTCCTCATGACCGCCGACGGAGGGTCTTCGATCTACCTGGCGGGGCAGGGCGCTTCGCCCGAAGGCAACCGCCCCTTCCTCAGAAAGCGGAACCTCGACACGGGAGAGGAAGAGGAGTTGTTCCGCTCCGAGGCGCCGTACTACGAGGGCGTGGTCACGCTCCTTGAGGACGGGCGGCTGATGACACGGCGGGAGTCGGTGGACGAGCCCCCGAACTACTTCCTGCGCGACCTCGAGCGGGGGACGATCAGCGCGGTGACCGAATTCCCGCACCCGTACCCGCAGTTCGCCGGCATCCGCAAGGAGGCGATCCAGTACGAGCGCGGGGACGGCATCCCGCTCTCGGCCACGCTCTACCTGCCGGCGGACTACGACCAGGAGCGCGATGGTCCGCTTCCGACCTTCGTGTGGGCCTATCCGACCGAGTTCAAGAGCGCGGCGGCGGCGGGCCAGCGACGCGACTCGCCTTACCAGTTCACGCGGATCCCCTATGGCGGCGCCGTGCCTTACGTGACCCGGGGCTATGCCGTGCTCGACAATGCGTCGATGCCGGTCATCGGCGAGGGCGACGCGGAGCCCAACGACACTTTCCGCGAGCAACTGGTGGCGAACGCCCGGGCGGCGGTCGACGAAGGTGTGCGGCGCGGGGTTGTGGATCCGGACCGGGTCGGCGTCGGCGGACACTCCTACGGCGCCTTCATGACCGGCAACCTGCTCGCCCACTCCGACATCTTCCGGGCCGGCGTGGCGCGGAGCGGCGCCTACAACCGGACGCTCACGCCGTTCGGCTTCCAGCGGGAGCAGCGGCTGTTCTGGGAGGATCCGGACCTCTACCTGTACATGTCGCCCTTCATGCACGCGGACAAGGTGAACGAGCCCATCCTCATCATCCACGGCGAGGACGACAACAACTCGGGCACCTTCCCCATCCAGTCGCGGCGCTTCTACGCGGCGCTCAAGGGGCTGGGCGCGACGGCGCGGCTCGTCTTCCTGCCGGCCGAGAGCCACGGCTACGCGGCGCGCGAGTCGGTCCTGCACGTTCTGTGGGAGACCGACCGCTGGCTCGAGATGCACGTGAAACCGGCGAAGCCCGTCACGACGACGGACGACGCGGGAAACTGA
- a CDS encoding enoyl-CoA hydratase-related protein, which translates to MLRLNRPRRLNAVSLPMYEALEAELARIGADFETRVVVVTGTGRGFCSGADLKAHRDHEASRAERHAYIETSQRVFRALQTLPQPVVAAVNGHAIGAGCELALSCDFVIVAEEAKLRMPEVALGTFIGGGTAYTLRRRVGHARAAELILLGRYFTPEEAGAWGLANQVLPAEEVLPAALDLAGRLARNAPISMRLAKQLLDRAESIDPEEALRLEAEALFACMASQDWREGLEAFAEKRAPAYRGL; encoded by the coding sequence ATCCTCCGCCTCAACCGTCCCCGTCGTCTCAACGCCGTGAGCCTCCCCATGTACGAGGCGCTGGAGGCCGAGCTCGCGCGCATCGGAGCGGACTTCGAGACGCGCGTCGTCGTCGTGACGGGGACGGGACGGGGGTTCTGCTCCGGCGCCGACCTCAAGGCGCACCGCGATCACGAGGCATCGCGGGCTGAGCGCCACGCCTACATCGAGACGAGCCAGCGCGTGTTCCGCGCGCTCCAGACGTTGCCGCAGCCCGTGGTGGCGGCCGTGAACGGACACGCGATCGGTGCGGGCTGCGAACTCGCCCTCTCGTGCGATTTCGTCATCGTGGCGGAGGAGGCGAAGCTCCGCATGCCGGAGGTCGCGCTGGGGACGTTCATCGGCGGCGGCACGGCCTACACGCTCCGCCGGCGCGTCGGACACGCGCGCGCGGCCGAACTGATCCTGCTGGGGCGCTACTTCACCCCGGAGGAGGCGGGAGCATGGGGGCTGGCGAACCAGGTGCTCCCCGCGGAAGAGGTCCTCCCCGCCGCGCTCGATCTGGCCGGCCGGCTGGCCCGCAACGCCCCGATCTCCATGCGCCTCGCCAAGCAGCTCCTCGACCGCGCGGAATCCATCGACCCCGAGGAGGCGCTGCGCCTCGAGGCCGAGGCGCTCTTCGCCTGCATGGCCTCCCAGGACTGGCGCGAGGGGCTGGAGGCCTTCGCCGAGAAGCGCGCCCCCGCCTACCGCGGCCTCTAG
- a CDS encoding amidohydrolase family protein codes for MVSARRSARMTGVLSLAAFAALLGALPATAQDGTIALVGGQLLDGYEVPPIHHAAVVIEGNRIVAVGPAAEIEIPPDAEVIDTRGKTMMPGMVDAHVHIMILGHGDYSQWFPWFEGNDDLVYETSARQLLAAGVTAGVDLAAPMSSLAFRDRVNRNEVPGPRLLVSGPWVTRYAWDFLPDELRVLHRTPEEAAERTRMLIDAGVDVIKTWIGTTEEDMRAIKAVAGPAGVPIHCHVYEEEVVWGAIRGGCDVLQHAGSGGSVPAYSQDLVDYIAMEGIPVVQTISHRIWIYPATLEFPERLWDPDIINSFPEPIREQVLNSYTKDDFWRKPYFRSTPRQIRNSERASRQFIDADALMAMGTDTGSPLNFHAESAWREVSALVDMGMTEIEAISSATKVAAEVLGLRETGTIEPGKLADIIVVDGNPLFDINVLGYVTDVIKDGIVYKRNGVPVWEMESARTSTSGR; via the coding sequence ATGGTTTCCGCCCGCCGCTCCGCCCGGATGACCGGGGTTCTCTCGCTCGCGGCCTTCGCCGCGCTCCTTGGGGCTCTGCCCGCCACCGCCCAGGACGGGACGATCGCGCTGGTCGGAGGCCAGCTGCTGGACGGGTACGAGGTGCCTCCGATCCATCATGCGGCCGTCGTCATCGAAGGGAACCGGATCGTCGCCGTGGGGCCCGCGGCCGAGATCGAGATCCCGCCCGACGCCGAGGTCATCGATACGCGGGGCAAGACCATGATGCCCGGGATGGTCGACGCGCACGTGCACATCATGATCCTCGGGCACGGCGACTACAGCCAGTGGTTCCCGTGGTTCGAGGGGAACGACGACCTCGTGTACGAGACGTCCGCCCGGCAGTTGCTCGCGGCGGGTGTGACCGCGGGGGTCGATCTCGCGGCGCCGATGTCCAGCCTCGCCTTCCGCGACCGGGTCAACCGCAACGAGGTGCCGGGTCCGCGGCTGCTCGTCAGCGGCCCGTGGGTCACCCGCTACGCCTGGGATTTCCTTCCCGACGAACTCCGCGTCCTGCACCGCACGCCCGAGGAGGCGGCGGAGCGGACGCGGATGCTGATCGATGCCGGAGTCGACGTGATCAAGACGTGGATCGGCACGACCGAGGAGGACATGCGGGCGATCAAAGCGGTGGCGGGACCGGCGGGCGTCCCCATCCACTGCCACGTCTACGAGGAGGAGGTCGTGTGGGGCGCGATCCGCGGCGGCTGCGACGTGCTCCAGCACGCGGGCTCCGGTGGAAGCGTCCCGGCCTACTCGCAGGACCTCGTCGACTACATCGCGATGGAGGGGATCCCGGTCGTACAGACGATTTCGCACCGGATCTGGATCTATCCCGCCACGCTCGAGTTCCCGGAGCGGCTCTGGGACCCGGATATCATCAACAGCTTCCCCGAGCCGATCCGGGAGCAGGTGCTGAACTCCTACACGAAGGACGACTTCTGGCGGAAGCCCTACTTCCGCAGCACGCCGCGGCAGATACGGAACAGCGAGCGTGCGTCGCGCCAGTTCATCGATGCGGACGCCTTGATGGCGATGGGCACGGACACCGGGTCACCCCTCAACTTCCACGCGGAGTCGGCGTGGCGTGAGGTGTCGGCGCTCGTCGACATGGGGATGACGGAGATCGAGGCGATTTCATCGGCCACCAAAGTTGCGGCGGAAGTGCTCGGGCTCCGCGAGACGGGGACGATCGAGCCCGGCAAGCTCGCGGACATCATCGTCGTGGACGGCAACCCGCTGTTCGACATCAACGTGCTCGGCTACGTGACCGACGTGATCAAGGACGGGATCGTCTACAAGCGAAACGGCGTCCCGGTGTGGGAGATGGAGAGCGCGCGGACCAGCACGAGCGGGCGGTGA
- a CDS encoding D-aminoacylase — protein MRRTLPRPAPGLVAALVLTACGVVPESADDGATTRAGDAPYDLVIVGGTVVDGTGADRFTADVGIRGGRVVEVARDGGLSGRGAEEIDASGLIVSPGFVDHHNHVQNQVHRRPLAENFIRQGITTILPSLHSGDQPYPLRDYIEDLEVAPNIGFFAGHTWTREQVLGMEDRAPTPEELDEMRDLVREAMEDGALGLATGLLYVPANYAETEEVIELAKVAAEYGGIYYTHMRDEARGLLPAVREAIRIGAEGGLPVHINHFKAMGVDNWGKTVESLALVDSARAEGIDVKVDLYPYLAGSTGSSVLFPQWVLAGGVDSFRVRVTDPEIRPRVERETEEWMRRDWTGGDLSRIQFRTLRAFPEYNGRRMSDLAADRGLPNNDATGVQLAIELQLAGGFSAIYHFMDEADVIRIMRHPQAMFETDGDPVGYGLGFPHPRSYGTFPRILGRYVREMGVLTLEEAIRKMTSMSTDEIGQSERGRIAPGMWADITVFDADRIIDRADYVDPHRYSVGIHHVIVNGVPVILDGSVTGAKPGHVLKGPARHLTETRG, from the coding sequence ATGCGCCGGACCCTTCCGCGGCCGGCGCCGGGACTTGTCGCCGCGCTGGTCCTCACCGCATGCGGCGTGGTTCCGGAGTCGGCGGACGACGGCGCGACGACCCGCGCCGGCGACGCTCCGTACGACCTCGTGATCGTCGGTGGAACGGTCGTCGATGGCACCGGCGCCGACCGCTTCACCGCCGACGTGGGAATCCGCGGCGGCCGCGTGGTCGAAGTGGCGCGCGACGGCGGGCTCTCCGGGCGGGGAGCCGAGGAAATCGACGCCTCCGGCCTCATCGTCTCCCCGGGGTTCGTCGACCACCACAACCACGTCCAGAACCAGGTCCACCGGCGACCGCTGGCCGAGAACTTCATTCGCCAGGGCATCACGACCATCCTTCCCTCGCTTCACAGCGGCGACCAGCCGTACCCGCTGCGCGACTACATCGAGGACCTCGAGGTCGCACCCAACATCGGCTTTTTCGCGGGCCACACCTGGACCCGCGAGCAGGTGCTCGGGATGGAGGATCGCGCGCCGACGCCGGAGGAACTCGACGAGATGCGCGACCTCGTGCGCGAGGCGATGGAGGACGGTGCGCTCGGGCTCGCGACCGGACTCCTCTACGTCCCGGCGAACTACGCCGAGACCGAGGAGGTCATCGAGCTGGCGAAGGTCGCGGCGGAATACGGCGGCATCTACTACACCCACATGCGGGACGAAGCGCGCGGTCTCCTGCCGGCCGTGCGCGAGGCGATCCGCATCGGCGCCGAGGGCGGGCTTCCCGTCCACATCAACCATTTCAAGGCGATGGGGGTGGACAACTGGGGGAAGACCGTCGAGTCCCTCGCGCTCGTGGACTCTGCGCGCGCCGAGGGGATCGACGTCAAGGTCGATCTCTACCCGTACCTGGCGGGCAGTACGGGCTCCAGCGTGCTCTTCCCGCAATGGGTGCTGGCCGGCGGCGTCGACTCGTTCCGGGTGCGGGTGACCGACCCGGAAATCCGCCCGCGGGTGGAGCGGGAGACCGAGGAGTGGATGCGCCGGGACTGGACTGGTGGAGACCTGTCACGAATCCAGTTCCGCACGCTCCGCGCCTTCCCGGAATACAACGGGAGGCGGATGTCGGACCTCGCCGCGGACCGGGGGCTCCCGAACAACGACGCCACGGGCGTCCAACTCGCGATCGAACTCCAGTTGGCGGGCGGGTTCAGCGCCATCTACCACTTCATGGACGAGGCGGACGTCATCCGCATCATGCGGCACCCGCAGGCGATGTTCGAGACGGACGGGGATCCGGTCGGCTACGGGCTCGGGTTCCCGCACCCGCGGAGCTACGGAACGTTTCCCCGCATCCTCGGGCGCTACGTGCGCGAGATGGGCGTGCTCACGCTGGAGGAGGCGATCCGGAAGATGACGTCGATGTCGACGGACGAGATCGGCCAGTCCGAACGCGGCCGGATCGCGCCCGGCATGTGGGCGGACATCACCGTCTTCGACGCCGACCGCATCATCGACCGCGCCGACTACGTGGACCCGCACCGCTACTCGGTCGGAATCCACCACGTGATCGTGAACGGCGTCCCCGTCATCCTCGACGGCTCCGTCACGGGCGCGAAGCCTGGCCACGTGCTGAAAGGCCCCGCCCGCCACCTGACCGAAACCCGCGGCTAG
- a CDS encoding ferritin produces MIGTRMQAALNGQITQELYASQVYLSMCAHFEGEGLPGFARWMRAQAEEEREHALRIFDFVHDREGQVSLGAIDAPPSEFGSPLEVFEAALGHERKVSGMIGDLYRLAMDEADYPAQVMLQWFVNEQVEEEKTISDIVDRLRLAGDDKSALLMLETELGQRTGDPEADTAG; encoded by the coding sequence ATGATCGGCACCAGGATGCAGGCGGCGCTCAACGGGCAGATCACGCAGGAGCTGTACGCGAGCCAGGTCTACCTTTCCATGTGCGCGCACTTCGAGGGCGAAGGCCTTCCGGGCTTCGCGCGCTGGATGCGCGCGCAGGCCGAGGAGGAGCGGGAGCACGCGCTCCGCATCTTCGACTTCGTGCACGACCGTGAAGGACAGGTCTCGCTCGGGGCGATCGACGCCCCGCCTTCTGAGTTCGGTTCGCCGCTGGAGGTGTTCGAGGCGGCGTTGGGGCACGAGCGGAAGGTGTCCGGGATGATCGGCGACCTCTATCGCCTCGCGATGGACGAAGCCGACTATCCGGCCCAGGTCATGCTGCAGTGGTTCGTCAACGAGCAGGTCGAGGAGGAGAAGACGATCTCCGACATCGTCGATCGGCTGCGGCTCGCGGGCGACGACAAGTCGGCCCTGCTCATGCTCGAGACCGAACTGGGCCAACGGACGGGCGACCCGGAGGCCGACACCGCCGGCTAG
- a CDS encoding glycine--tRNA ligase, translating to MTDNMNTDSAADSGHPPGLMDKLVSLAKRRGFIFQSSEIYGGVGSVYDYGPLGIELKNRIQDLWWREMVYRHPNIVGLDAGILMNPEVWVASGHVGAFTDPLVECRSCHRRFRADDLPQLESGEPEAQQCGVCGTTGQWTDPRQFNLMFKTFMGVVEDEASTVYLRPETAQGIFVNFRNVQESVRQKVPFGIAQVGKAFRNEITPGNFIFRTREFEQMEMQFFVAPGTEDEWFETWKERRMAWVETLGIRSERLRFHRHGPDELAHYCKDASDIQYRFPFGWQEFEGIHNRTDYDLGRHQQHSGKKLEYFDQPANRKYVPYVVETSAGLSRTLLVVLADAYDEEEVGGQKRVVLRLKPALAPFHAAVFPLVKKDGMPEIADKLADDLRGTFNVFHDIAGSIGRRYRRQDEAGTPFCLTIDGQTLEDETCTVRDRDSLEQTRVPLSGVAAWLGAAIGGA from the coding sequence ATGACCGACAACATGAACACGGATTCCGCCGCCGATTCGGGCCATCCGCCCGGCTTGATGGACAAGCTCGTGTCCCTCGCCAAGCGGCGCGGGTTCATCTTCCAGTCCTCCGAGATCTACGGCGGCGTCGGGTCCGTCTACGATTACGGCCCGCTCGGCATCGAGCTCAAGAACCGCATCCAGGATCTGTGGTGGCGCGAGATGGTGTATCGCCACCCGAACATCGTGGGGCTCGACGCGGGGATCCTCATGAACCCGGAGGTGTGGGTCGCGAGCGGGCACGTGGGCGCCTTCACGGACCCGCTCGTCGAGTGCCGGAGTTGCCACCGCCGCTTCCGCGCGGACGACCTCCCGCAACTGGAGTCGGGCGAGCCCGAAGCCCAGCAGTGCGGCGTGTGCGGGACGACCGGCCAGTGGACCGATCCCCGCCAGTTCAACCTCATGTTCAAGACGTTCATGGGGGTGGTGGAGGACGAGGCGTCGACCGTCTACCTGCGGCCGGAGACGGCGCAGGGGATCTTCGTCAACTTCCGGAACGTGCAGGAATCCGTGCGCCAGAAGGTCCCGTTCGGAATCGCGCAGGTGGGGAAGGCGTTCCGGAACGAGATCACGCCCGGGAACTTCATCTTCCGCACGCGTGAGTTCGAGCAGATGGAGATGCAGTTCTTCGTCGCGCCGGGGACGGAGGACGAGTGGTTCGAAACGTGGAAGGAACGCCGCATGGCGTGGGTCGAGACGCTGGGCATCCGTTCGGAGCGGCTGCGTTTCCACCGGCACGGGCCGGACGAACTCGCGCACTACTGCAAGGATGCGTCGGACATCCAGTACCGGTTCCCGTTCGGGTGGCAGGAGTTCGAGGGAATCCACAACCGGACGGACTACGACCTCGGGCGTCACCAGCAGCACTCGGGGAAGAAGCTGGAATACTTCGACCAGCCGGCGAACCGGAAGTACGTGCCGTACGTGGTCGAGACCTCCGCGGGACTCAGCCGCACCCTCCTCGTCGTGCTCGCCGATGCCTACGACGAGGAGGAGGTCGGGGGCCAGAAGCGCGTCGTGCTGCGGCTCAAGCCCGCGCTGGCGCCCTTCCACGCGGCGGTCTTCCCGCTCGTGAAGAAGGACGGGATGCCGGAGATCGCCGACAAGCTGGCGGACGATCTGCGTGGCACGTTCAACGTGTTCCACGACATCGCGGGGTCGATCGGCCGGCGATACCGGCGGCAGGACGAAGCGGGAACGCCGTTCTGTCTGACGATCGATGGCCAGACGCTCGAGGATGAGACGTGCACGGTGCGCGATCGGGATTCTCTCGAGCAGACGCGCGTGCCGCTGTCGGGCGTCGCGGCGTGGCTCGGCGCCGCGATCGGCGGCGCCTGA
- a CDS encoding alpha/beta hydrolase, with protein sequence MSGLRWPGRFALGAAAGLAGVAWWLAMTRRNEALVRPPIRDGSGEALPGGVIEYSDGERVEYVDAGSGDALVWVPGADGPKETFRYQLPSFARRHRVVCADLRREFAVTDDFDRLVDDVAELVEARDVERFVLIGTSLGSAIAMRFASRFPERLRGIVLCNPLARVSYRHIGFNRAALIPLAMVTTRYLPTELSRGLAQVWSRLGVWIFDDSPGRDALIEYALFTGPRTVRPTVSDRRVSGLRRVDLRTDLPHIAVPALVVKGPRDEYCPVDWAREITELLPDAEYVPIQGTGHCSHISRPGAFNETLDDWLQRLRAREEAEKESAERGDA encoded by the coding sequence GTGAGCGGGCTGCGCTGGCCCGGCAGGTTCGCGCTGGGCGCGGCGGCCGGGCTCGCGGGCGTCGCGTGGTGGCTGGCCATGACGCGCCGCAACGAGGCGCTGGTGCGGCCGCCCATTCGGGACGGCTCCGGCGAGGCGCTCCCCGGCGGTGTCATCGAGTACTCCGACGGCGAGAGGGTCGAATACGTCGACGCCGGGTCGGGGGATGCGCTCGTCTGGGTCCCCGGTGCGGACGGACCGAAGGAGACGTTCCGCTATCAGCTGCCGAGCTTCGCCCGGCGCCATCGCGTCGTGTGCGCGGATCTGCGGCGTGAGTTTGCGGTGACGGACGACTTCGACCGCCTGGTCGACGACGTGGCCGAACTCGTCGAGGCGCGCGACGTCGAGCGCTTTGTGCTCATCGGGACGAGCCTCGGGAGCGCGATCGCGATGCGCTTCGCGAGCCGGTTTCCGGAGCGTCTGCGGGGGATCGTGCTGTGCAACCCGCTGGCGCGCGTCTCCTACCGCCACATCGGCTTCAACCGGGCCGCGCTCATCCCTCTCGCCATGGTGACGACCCGATATCTCCCGACGGAACTCTCCCGCGGCCTGGCCCAGGTCTGGAGCCGTCTCGGCGTCTGGATCTTCGACGACTCGCCGGGTCGGGATGCCCTGATCGAGTACGCGCTCTTCACCGGGCCGCGAACCGTCCGTCCCACCGTCTCCGACCGCCGCGTCTCAGGCCTGCGGCGGGTGGATCTGCGAACGGATCTGCCCCACATCGCGGTGCCCGCGCTCGTGGTGAAGGGCCCACGCGACGAGTATTGTCCGGTGGACTGGGCGCGCGAAATCACCGAGCTGCTCCCGGACGCCGAGTACGTCCCCATTCAGGGCACCGGGCACTGCTCGCACATCTCGCGCCCCGGCGCCTTCAACGAGACACTGGACGATTGGCTCCAGCGGCTCCGGGCGCGCGAGGAAGCGGAAAAAGAGTCAGCCGAGAGAGGCGACGCATGA
- a CDS encoding sodium-dependent transporter yields the protein MTNPVFSSRAAMMLAMLGMAVGTGNIWRFPRIAASNGGGSFLVAWVVFLFLWSVPLILAEFAAGKATRSGPIGAFTKLGGKKTAWMGAWIAFISTAIMFYYTVVMGWTIRYLVGAVTGTVPTAPCEVGAAACIGPQEYWDTFIGSPWPILTHAIAIGLAVIVVLRGVKGIERAARFLIPSLLLLVLALTVRAVTLPGASAGLAFLFTPDWAELGNPTIWLEALTQNAWDTGAGWGLITAYAVYMKKREDTTLNAFMLGFGNNSVSLLAGIMVLCTVFAILPNAADQIVGAGNEGLTFIWVPQLFGLMPGGSVFMVLFFLALVFAAWSSLIAMIEMPTRVLADAGIARKRAVLTIGGLGFILGLPSAIWIEVFRNQDWVWGVGLMMSGLFFSIMIMRHGVDRFRTRLVNSVGSDLVVGRWWNIVIRLVAAQAVVITVWWLWRSVDLNDLGASFTLFSEFNVGTVLIQWAIAIAAFLGLNRWLAANAAGSPASADDA from the coding sequence ATGACGAATCCCGTCTTCAGCTCCCGGGCCGCGATGATGCTGGCCATGCTCGGGATGGCCGTCGGAACCGGCAATATCTGGCGCTTCCCGCGTATCGCGGCCTCCAACGGGGGCGGCTCCTTCCTCGTCGCATGGGTCGTTTTCCTCTTCCTCTGGTCCGTGCCCCTGATTCTCGCGGAGTTCGCCGCCGGCAAGGCGACACGCTCGGGCCCCATCGGAGCGTTCACGAAGCTGGGGGGGAAGAAAACCGCCTGGATGGGCGCCTGGATCGCCTTCATCTCGACCGCGATCATGTTCTACTACACGGTCGTGATGGGGTGGACGATCCGGTATCTCGTCGGTGCGGTGACCGGAACCGTGCCGACCGCGCCCTGCGAGGTCGGGGCCGCGGCGTGCATCGGGCCGCAGGAATACTGGGACACCTTCATCGGCTCGCCGTGGCCGATCCTCACGCACGCGATCGCGATCGGGCTTGCGGTGATCGTGGTCCTGCGCGGCGTGAAGGGGATCGAGCGCGCCGCGCGCTTCCTGATTCCGAGCCTGCTGCTGCTCGTCCTGGCGTTGACGGTCCGGGCGGTCACGCTCCCGGGGGCGAGCGCGGGCCTCGCGTTCCTCTTCACGCCCGACTGGGCGGAGCTCGGCAATCCCACCATCTGGCTCGAGGCCCTGACGCAGAACGCCTGGGACACGGGCGCGGGCTGGGGACTGATCACCGCGTACGCCGTCTACATGAAGAAGCGCGAGGACACGACGCTGAACGCCTTCATGCTGGGTTTCGGCAACAACTCCGTGTCGCTGCTGGCGGGGATCATGGTGCTGTGCACGGTGTTCGCGATCCTTCCCAACGCGGCCGACCAGATCGTGGGGGCGGGGAACGAGGGGCTGACCTTCATCTGGGTGCCGCAACTCTTCGGGCTCATGCCGGGCGGGTCCGTGTTCATGGTCCTCTTCTTCCTCGCGCTCGTGTTCGCGGCCTGGAGCAGCCTGATCGCGATGATCGAGATGCCGACCCGCGTCCTCGCGGATGCGGGGATCGCGCGCAAGAGGGCCGTGCTGACGATCGGCGGCCTCGGGTTCATCCTCGGACTGCCGTCCGCCATCTGGATCGAGGTGTTCCGCAATCAGGACTGGGTGTGGGGCGTCGGGCTGATGATGAGCGGTCTCTTCTTCTCGATCATGATCATGCGCCACGGCGTGGACCGCTTCCGCACACGGCTGGTGAACAGCGTGGGCAGCGATCTCGTGGTCGGAAGGTGGTGGAACATCGTGATTCGACTCGTCGCCGCGCAGGCGGTCGTGATCACGGTGTGGTGGCTGTGGCGGTCCGTCGACCTGAACGACCTGGGCGCGTCGTTCACGCTGTTCTCGGAGTTCAACGTCGGAACGGTGCTCATCCAGTGGGCGATCGCGATCGCGGCCTTCCTGGGTCTCAACCGCTGGCTGGCCGCGAACGCCGCGGGCTCCCCGGCTTCGGCGGACGACGCCTGA